The Corallococcus silvisoli genome contains the following window.
CAGCTCGGTGATCCATTCGCCGACATGCGCCGAAGTCACCACACCCTCCCGGGAGGCTTGTTTGTAGCCGTCCGTCATGCTGCCAAGCGTGCAGACGATGTGTGCCTCGGGGTGCAGCGCCCGCAGACGCTCGAGGAAGGCCCGATAGGCCGCCTTGAAGGCCGCCTCGTCGGGCAGGAACGCGTCCGTGCCGCTTCCCGCGAGGACGTCGTTGGTGCCCGCGTTGATGACAATCACCGCGGGGGGATCGCGTGAGAAGTCCCAGGAGGCGGGCAGGTCTGGCACCGCGCGTTCATAGAGCGCGGGGAGCAACCCGGACGTCGACAGGTCCAGGTTCCGGTAGACCCCATGGCCCGAATAGCAGACGAAGGTGGGCTCCGCTCCCAGGTGCATGGCCGTGAGCCAGGCGTAGCTGCGTCTGGGATTCTCGTGCTTCGACGTGAAGGTGGGCGCCCTCCAGGACTTTGACTCAGGGATGAACGCCACGTCGGTGCCATAGCCACACGTGATGGAGTCCCCGACGAACTCCATCCGGAGCTTCGAGCGACCGGGCGGCTCACGGGGCTCCCCATGGATCTCGAGCGCCACGAGCGTGCTGGA
Protein-coding sequences here:
- a CDS encoding SGNH/GDSL hydrolase family protein encodes the protein MNLPAADARVQYIGRTWRSGTGVTFSHPGVTIRARFWGDAVRMRLDDAGQGGEVGTNYFDVAIDGAPPQRLAVRSSQSTYPLASGLPVGLHTVELIKRTESSVGSSTLVALEIHGEPREPPGRSKLRMEFVGDSITCGYGTDVAFIPESKSWRAPTFTSKHENPRRSYAWLTAMHLGAEPTFVCYSGHGVYRNLDLSTSGLLPALYERAVPDLPASWDFSRDPPAVIVINAGTNDVLAGSGTDAFLPDEAAFKAAYRAFLERLRALHPEAHIVCTLGSMTDGYKQASREGVVTSAHVGEWITELVAERQHRGDARVYRHVMAVQVPGVDGVGEDWHPSAATHRKMAEALSRFIQDVVRP